A window of the Lactobacillus gasseri ATCC 33323 = JCM 1131 genome harbors these coding sequences:
- the rpsA gene encoding 30S ribosomal protein S1, with protein sequence MTDNSNQFLDALKEMQGVEVGNIVNVEVLSVEDGQIAVGVENAGVEGVITKREFTNDRNADLNQLVKPGDKFEALVLRRAGGDKENGEFFFSVTRLKEREAYKELEKVFEEGKTVEGTVTGAVRGGLLVDVGTRGFLPASLISNRYVSDLKPYIGKKMNLKITEIDPNKNRLILSRKDLIEKEREEAFENVASQLVVGDTVEGKVSRLTGFGAFVDVGGVDGLVHISEISYKHVDKPSDVLKAGQDVKVKVIGIDDDRHRISLSIKQTLPSPFEEATEGLHEGDIIEGEVKTLTSFGAFVEVADGIQGLVHVSEIANKHVDKPSDVLKVGQTVKVKVLSVDPSDRRISLSIKQADPNAAKSENSRPRRRQDSVADKYMNDNDNGFALGDIIGDQLKDKD encoded by the coding sequence ATGACAGATAATAGTAATCAATTCTTAGATGCTCTAAAAGAAATGCAGGGAGTTGAAGTCGGCAACATTGTTAACGTTGAAGTTTTAAGTGTTGAAGATGGACAAATCGCTGTTGGTGTTGAAAATGCAGGTGTTGAAGGTGTAATCACTAAACGTGAATTCACTAACGACCGTAACGCAGATTTGAACCAATTGGTAAAACCTGGTGATAAGTTTGAAGCTTTAGTTCTTAGAAGAGCTGGTGGCGATAAAGAAAACGGTGAATTCTTCTTCTCAGTTACTCGTTTGAAGGAAAGAGAAGCCTACAAGGAATTAGAAAAGGTCTTTGAAGAAGGCAAGACTGTTGAAGGTACTGTAACTGGTGCTGTTCGCGGTGGCTTATTAGTTGACGTTGGTACACGTGGTTTCTTACCAGCATCACTTATTTCTAACCGTTACGTTTCTGACTTGAAGCCTTACATTGGCAAGAAGATGAACTTGAAGATCACTGAAATTGATCCTAACAAGAACAGATTAATTCTTTCAAGAAAAGACTTAATCGAAAAGGAACGTGAAGAAGCATTCGAAAACGTTGCTTCACAATTAGTTGTAGGTGATACTGTTGAAGGTAAAGTATCACGTTTAACTGGTTTTGGTGCCTTTGTTGACGTTGGTGGTGTGGACGGTTTAGTTCACATTTCAGAAATTTCTTACAAGCATGTTGACAAGCCAAGTGATGTATTGAAGGCTGGTCAAGATGTTAAGGTTAAAGTTATCGGTATTGATGACGATAGACACAGAATCTCCCTGTCAATTAAGCAAACTTTACCATCCCCATTTGAAGAAGCTACTGAAGGTTTACATGAAGGCGACATCATTGAAGGTGAAGTTAAGACTTTAACTTCATTCGGTGCATTCGTCGAAGTAGCTGATGGAATCCAAGGTTTAGTACACGTTTCAGAAATTGCTAACAAGCACGTTGATAAGCCAAGTGATGTTTTAAAGGTTGGTCAAACTGTTAAAGTTAAAGTTTTGAGCGTTGACCCAAGTGACAGAAGAATCTCATTGTCAATCAAGCAAGCTGATCCTAATGCTGCTAAGAGTGAAAACTCACGTCCACGTCGTCGTCAAGATTCTGTAGCTGATAAGTACATGAATGACAATGACAACGGTTTTGCTTTAGGTGACATTATTGGTGATCAACTTAAAGATAAGGATTAA
- a CDS encoding tetratricopeptide repeat protein: MTYSEQLLDAIQNHDFSDNHILLKKALENDDPEVLASLAENLTDLGFTDLSKEVYRYLIAQFPREDLFKVYLAEILLNDGDEDDGLQLLYDVKPESDAYIESLLDLADYYQSNGLIETARQKLLEAHKLAPEEDAINFGLAELDYLSGDYGEALGLYRELAKENKTFGEVVLSQRIAACLAKLGEYEEAANEIKSHENDILSIDALYEAGLIMLSAGDNKAAIKYLDQVIETQPDYVNAYPLLAQAYAAEDNNEEVLRTAQTGLSYNELDEVLYSLGAKAAANLNQLDEAERLLKKGLEIAPDNSDLRLQLSNLYLHQHQDEANIALFKDLDDEELEPQAHWNMAISYQRLEDYDKAKSEFLLAYPAFQKNASFLRQMISLFYELREIPTTKELIKKYLQVQPDDIDMQDMLDGLNSEE; this comes from the coding sequence ATGACTTATTCTGAACAACTATTAGATGCAATTCAAAATCATGATTTTTCTGATAATCATATTCTTCTTAAAAAAGCACTAGAAAATGATGATCCAGAAGTTTTAGCTTCTTTAGCAGAAAATTTGACTGACCTTGGTTTTACTGATCTTTCTAAGGAAGTTTACCGCTATTTGATTGCTCAATTTCCAAGAGAAGACTTGTTTAAGGTATACTTAGCTGAGATTTTATTAAATGATGGCGATGAAGATGATGGCTTGCAGCTTTTATATGATGTAAAGCCAGAAAGTGATGCTTATATTGAAAGCTTGCTTGATTTAGCTGATTATTATCAAAGTAATGGTCTAATTGAAACAGCTCGTCAAAAGCTCTTAGAAGCTCATAAATTAGCTCCTGAAGAAGATGCAATCAACTTCGGCTTAGCAGAACTTGATTACTTAAGTGGCGATTATGGTGAAGCATTAGGACTATACCGCGAACTTGCAAAAGAAAATAAAACCTTTGGTGAAGTAGTCTTAAGTCAAAGAATTGCTGCTTGCCTCGCAAAATTAGGTGAGTACGAAGAAGCTGCCAACGAAATTAAGAGTCATGAAAATGATATCTTGAGTATTGATGCATTGTATGAAGCCGGCTTAATTATGTTATCTGCTGGCGATAATAAGGCCGCAATTAAATACTTAGATCAAGTGATTGAAACTCAACCAGATTATGTAAATGCCTATCCTTTGCTTGCTCAAGCTTATGCAGCAGAAGATAACAATGAAGAAGTATTGAGAACCGCCCAGACAGGACTTTCTTATAATGAACTAGATGAGGTCTTGTATAGCTTGGGTGCAAAAGCAGCTGCTAACTTAAACCAATTGGATGAAGCAGAGCGCCTACTCAAGAAGGGGCTAGAAATCGCTCCCGACAATAGTGACTTGCGCTTGCAGTTATCTAACTTGTATCTTCACCAGCACCAAGATGAGGCAAATATTGCCTTATTTAAGGATCTTGATGATGAGGAACTTGAACCACAAGCTCACTGGAATATGGCTATCTCATATCAAAGACTTGAAGACTATGATAAGGCGAAGAGCGAATTCTTGCTTGCTTATCCTGCCTTTCAAAAGAATGCAAGCTTCTTGAGACAGATGATTAGCTTGTTCTATGAATTGCGAGAGATTCCGACGACCAAGGAATTGATTAAGAAGTATCTGCAAGTTCAACCTGACGATATTGATATGCAAGATATGTTAGATGGATTGAATAGTGAAGAGTAG
- a CDS encoding DEAD/DEAH box helicase, translating to MDKFEAKKLLQKLDTIQNFLSEKDLPRLERKLDAEADNLKRNMFDDWLRSIPKSVKEIFYGKLTYDQLYSKFFPSVLHSSFSKNEIVLVFSILKSRNKMEQYQLKYSEKLSNLKVCLQFIKENDRSKFLSIFQNHDIKQKLLKAKEFAEENKNVLSNIQYKRENEWDEIAESFEDLDISLKNKRFEYLNPFVNLDTEKSKEDIIFKIIRDFLKNKILFLSEQSRNGVEESIRGIWKNLKEEELSNQLNSLPIEMLKKQIDNEQIGDVLDNFDNVGQVISLSLAEVSERYGLNMQQSAEILKQSKEILNDLKSNVYPKLTLDKLKGQRLQLLHLLNAYKNYPDEQAIEEKVVIENYRKLEEKLGNLEDIAPNRYLTNFIDSITFKYWCESEAEIYRILDGCIQVNSTFRDCLNDNLNDQEIKALFEKDSATFYALIEEITGNKKSYNPSDLPDYIVHEVQKTKLNLKGFKAHLRSYQAFGSKYIFYFQRTLLGDEMGLGKTIQALAVATHLSNQGQTHCLVISPLSVLENWKREIEKWTNIKCFVFRGDKAIKEQNLSKWEESGGILLTNYSHCRILKESRKNIDIDFAIVDEAHLIKNPATKRSKNVNALIKNCKYKLLMTGTALENRLDEMINLIDFLNESLAEKVANNLNNKTYKTDIAQVYLRRKRKEVLHELPALGLTTMWSTFNEKEQDFYDQAVSEGIAGLMKMRRAAFIDEDSQKIEQIINICVDSHENSEKVIVFSFFKNYVLKLLKKKLPFLADDIISGDLSSNQRQEVIDKFSENPNQNVLLVQIDAGGFGLNIQAANRVILCEPQWKPSTENQAISRAYRMGQNRNVMVYRLLTKESVDETMMEIIHEKEDIFNTYANDSVVADAFMNNDSDKEENEAVMKKKVFQIERDRLEKKQEVVNVSE from the coding sequence ATGGATAAATTTGAAGCAAAAAAATTATTACAAAAATTAGATACTATACAAAATTTTTTAAGTGAAAAAGATTTGCCTAGGTTGGAAAGAAAGTTAGATGCTGAAGCAGATAATTTAAAAAGAAATATGTTCGATGATTGGCTTAGATCTATTCCTAAGTCTGTTAAAGAAATTTTCTATGGCAAATTGACTTATGATCAGTTATATTCGAAGTTTTTTCCTTCTGTCTTGCACAGTTCATTTTCTAAGAACGAGATAGTTTTAGTGTTCTCCATTTTAAAATCAAGGAATAAAATGGAACAATACCAGCTAAAGTACTCAGAAAAATTAAGCAATTTAAAAGTATGTTTGCAGTTTATAAAAGAAAACGATCGATCTAAGTTTTTATCAATTTTTCAGAATCATGATATTAAACAAAAATTGCTTAAAGCTAAAGAATTTGCTGAGGAAAATAAGAATGTGCTTTCTAATATTCAATACAAAAGAGAAAATGAATGGGATGAAATAGCTGAATCATTTGAAGACTTAGATATTAGCTTAAAAAATAAACGATTTGAATATTTAAATCCATTTGTAAATTTAGATACAGAAAAGTCTAAAGAAGATATAATTTTTAAAATCATACGTGATTTCCTTAAAAATAAGATTTTATTTTTATCAGAACAGAGCAGAAATGGTGTAGAAGAAAGTATTCGTGGTATTTGGAAAAACTTGAAAGAAGAAGAGTTATCTAATCAATTAAATTCATTACCTATAGAAATGCTTAAAAAGCAAATTGATAATGAACAAATTGGAGATGTTCTCGATAATTTTGATAATGTTGGACAAGTAATCTCATTATCATTAGCAGAGGTTTCTGAGAGATATGGTTTAAATATGCAGCAAAGTGCTGAAATTTTGAAACAATCTAAAGAGATACTGAATGACCTAAAATCTAATGTTTATCCTAAGTTGACATTAGATAAGTTAAAAGGACAAAGGTTGCAACTGCTACATTTGTTAAATGCTTATAAAAATTATCCAGATGAACAAGCTATAGAAGAAAAAGTAGTTATAGAGAATTATAGAAAACTAGAAGAAAAACTAGGTAATTTAGAAGATATTGCTCCTAATAGATATCTAACTAATTTTATAGATAGCATCACTTTTAAATATTGGTGTGAGAGTGAAGCTGAAATCTATAGGATATTAGACGGCTGCATTCAAGTTAATAGTACATTTAGGGACTGTTTGAATGATAATTTGAATGATCAAGAAATTAAAGCTCTTTTTGAAAAAGATAGTGCAACATTCTACGCTTTAATCGAAGAAATTACTGGCAATAAAAAAAGTTATAATCCATCTGATCTACCAGATTATATTGTACATGAAGTTCAGAAGACTAAACTTAATCTTAAAGGATTTAAAGCGCATTTAAGATCATATCAAGCTTTTGGCAGTAAATATATTTTCTATTTTCAAAGGACCTTATTGGGAGATGAAATGGGACTAGGAAAAACTATTCAGGCGCTCGCAGTCGCGACGCATCTTTCAAATCAGGGACAGACTCATTGTTTAGTTATTAGTCCACTAAGTGTCCTTGAAAATTGGAAGAGAGAAATTGAAAAATGGACTAATATAAAATGCTTTGTGTTTAGAGGAGATAAAGCTATAAAAGAACAAAATTTGTCAAAATGGGAGGAATCAGGAGGCATATTACTTACTAATTATTCTCATTGCAGAATATTGAAAGAAAGTAGAAAAAATATAGATATTGATTTTGCAATAGTAGATGAAGCACATTTGATTAAAAATCCTGCAACAAAGCGTAGCAAAAATGTTAATGCTTTGATTAAAAATTGTAAATATAAGCTGTTAATGACTGGTACTGCTCTAGAGAATAGGCTTGATGAAATGATTAACTTAATTGACTTTCTTAATGAGTCTCTAGCGGAAAAAGTTGCCAATAATTTAAATAATAAAACTTATAAGACGGATATAGCTCAAGTTTACTTGAGACGAAAAAGAAAAGAAGTTTTACATGAACTTCCAGCATTAGGGCTTACAACAATGTGGTCAACTTTTAATGAAAAAGAACAAGACTTCTATGATCAAGCCGTGAGTGAAGGTATTGCAGGATTGATGAAGATGCGTAGAGCAGCATTTATTGATGAAGATAGTCAAAAGATAGAGCAAATTATTAATATTTGTGTTGATTCACATGAAAATAGTGAAAAAGTTATAGTTTTTTCATTTTTCAAAAATTATGTTTTGAAATTGTTAAAGAAGAAATTGCCGTTTCTTGCAGACGATATTATTAGTGGTGATTTATCATCTAATCAGCGTCAAGAAGTAATTGATAAATTCTCAGAAAATCCAAATCAGAATGTACTTTTAGTTCAAATAGATGCTGGTGGATTTGGACTTAATATCCAAGCTGCTAATAGAGTTATTTTGTGTGAACCGCAATGGAAACCTTCGACAGAAAACCAAGCTATAAGTAGAGCTTATAGAATGGGCCAAAATAGAAATGTTATGGTTTATCGTTTGTTAACTAAGGAAAGTGTCGATGAAACCATGATGGAAATTATTCATGAAAAAGAAGATATTTTTAATACGTATGCAAATGATTCTGTTGTTGCCGATGCATTTATGAATAATGATTCAGATAAAGAAGAAAATGAAGCTGTAATGAAGAAAAAAGTATTTCAGATTGAGCGAGACCGTTTAGAGAAAAAGCAGGAAGTGGTGAATGTAAGTGAATAA
- a CDS encoding HU family DNA-binding protein, which yields MANKAELVSEVAAKTDLTKKEVAAAVDAIFSSIQEDLAKGEKVQLIGFGTFEVRHRAARKGRNPQTGAEIEIPASKVPAFKPGKALKDAVK from the coding sequence ATGGCAAACAAGGCAGAATTAGTTTCTGAAGTTGCTGCTAAAACTGACTTAACCAAGAAAGAAGTTGCTGCTGCAGTTGATGCAATCTTTAGCTCTATTCAAGAAGATCTTGCTAAGGGTGAAAAAGTTCAATTGATCGGTTTCGGTACTTTTGAAGTACGTCACCGTGCAGCTCGTAAGGGTCGTAACCCACAAACTGGGGCTGAAATCGAAATCCCAGCTTCTAAGGTTCCTGCATTCAAGCCAGGTAAGGCTCTTAAGGATGCTGTTAAGTAA
- a CDS encoding type I restriction-modification system subunit M yields MIAGELKSKIDNLWETFATGGLTNPLNVIEQITYLMFIKDLDDSDNRRRKDNAFLGLNDYKSIFDGEVQIDDDVVVDGDELRWSTFKDFAPEKMFTVVQTEVFPFIKNLKNGEDSSFARHMKDATFLIPTPGLLSKVVESLDEIYRLMDADVSKRADIRGDVYEYLLGKLSTAGRNGQFRTPRHIIKMMVELMNPQANDSICDPAAGTAGFLVEAAEYLQTKKSAEIYDSKESKDYFHNQLFTGYDTDPTMLRIGAMNMLTHGVDNPKIEYQDSLSDQNNDRDKYSLIMANPPFKGSLDYDSVSDDLLKTCKTKKTELLFLTLFLKMLRVGGRCACIVPDGVLFGSSKAHKSIRKVLVEDNNLEAVISMPSGVFKPYAGVSTAILIFTKTGNGGTDKVWFYDMTADGFSLDDKRTPVKENDIPDIIERFKHLDKEIDRKKTEKSFMVGKKDIVANDYDLSINRYKEIEYKPVEYPPTKDIIAEIEKLDKEANDALQELKALLKD; encoded by the coding sequence ATGATCGCTGGAGAATTAAAAAGCAAAATTGATAATCTTTGGGAAACTTTTGCAACCGGTGGATTAACTAATCCATTGAACGTAATTGAACAAATTACATATTTAATGTTCATTAAGGATTTAGATGATTCAGACAATAGAAGAAGAAAAGATAATGCATTTCTAGGATTGAATGACTATAAATCTATTTTTGATGGCGAAGTTCAGATTGATGATGATGTAGTCGTAGATGGCGATGAACTTAGATGGTCTACTTTTAAAGACTTTGCACCAGAAAAGATGTTTACCGTAGTACAAACAGAAGTTTTTCCTTTTATTAAAAACTTGAAAAATGGTGAAGATAGTTCTTTTGCTCGACATATGAAAGATGCAACATTTTTAATACCAACACCAGGGTTGTTATCTAAAGTTGTAGAATCGTTGGATGAAATTTATCGCTTGATGGATGCAGATGTTTCAAAGAGAGCTGATATTCGTGGGGACGTTTATGAATATCTCTTAGGAAAGTTATCTACTGCTGGGCGAAATGGTCAATTCAGAACACCACGTCATATTATTAAGATGATGGTTGAATTAATGAATCCACAAGCTAATGATAGTATTTGCGATCCAGCCGCTGGTACGGCAGGCTTTTTAGTAGAAGCTGCTGAGTATCTGCAAACTAAAAAAAGTGCTGAAATTTATGATAGTAAAGAAAGTAAAGATTATTTTCATAATCAATTGTTTACTGGTTATGATACAGATCCAACAATGCTTCGTATTGGTGCGATGAACATGTTAACGCATGGAGTAGATAATCCTAAAATTGAATATCAAGATAGTTTATCTGATCAAAATAATGATAGAGATAAATATTCTTTGATTATGGCTAATCCTCCATTTAAGGGAAGTTTAGACTATGATTCAGTTTCAGATGATTTGCTTAAAACTTGTAAAACAAAGAAAACAGAATTATTGTTTTTAACCTTATTTTTAAAAATGCTTAGAGTAGGTGGTAGATGTGCATGTATTGTTCCAGATGGAGTTTTATTCGGTTCATCTAAAGCTCATAAATCAATTAGAAAAGTATTGGTTGAAGATAATAATTTAGAAGCAGTAATTTCAATGCCTTCAGGAGTATTTAAACCATACGCTGGAGTTTCAACTGCAATTTTGATATTTACTAAGACTGGTAATGGCGGAACTGATAAGGTTTGGTTCTATGATATGACCGCTGATGGCTTTTCACTTGATGACAAACGAACACCTGTTAAAGAAAATGATATTCCTGATATTATTGAACGATTTAAGCATTTAGACAAAGAAATTGATCGTAAAAAGACTGAAAAGTCATTTATGGTTGGTAAGAAAGATATTGTTGCTAATGATTATGATCTTTCAATTAATCGTTACAAAGAAATAGAGTATAAACCAGTTGAATATCCGCCAACTAAGGATATTATTGCTGAAATTGAAAAATTAGATAAAGAAGCAAATGATGCATTACAAGAGTTAAAAGCTCTTTTAAAGGACTAG